From one Mytilus trossulus isolate FHL-02 chromosome 10, PNRI_Mtr1.1.1.hap1, whole genome shotgun sequence genomic stretch:
- the LOC134687653 gene encoding uncharacterized protein LOC134687653 — protein MAHYGIPQPFINIIRNSYNNMKYRVIHEGKLSESFDQGCLLSPFLFLLAIDYIMKEATEGKRNGIQWTMWQQLEDLDFADDIALISSTQQQMQEKTTLLSSTSLKLGLKPNEEKTKVMKINTKSKQPIKI, from the coding sequence ATGGCACACTATGGAATACCACAACCTTTCATAAACATCATTAGAAACTCCTATAACAACATGAAATACAGAGTTATACATGAAGGCAAGCTCAGTGAGAGTTTTGATCAAGGCTGCCTGCTATCACCTTTTCTTTTTCTCTTGGCAATAGACTACATCATGAAAGAAGCAACTGAAGGGAAAAGAAATGGAATCCAATGGACAATGTGGCAACAACTAGAAGACTTGGATTTTGCAGATGATATAGCCCTGATATCCAGTACACAACAACAAATGCAAGAAAAAACAACCCTTCTCTCTTCAACATCTTTAAAGCTCGGACTCAAACCAAacgaagaaaaaacaaaagttatgaAGATAAACACCAAAAGTAAACAACCAATAAAGATCTAG